One part of the Rutidosis leptorrhynchoides isolate AG116_Rl617_1_P2 chromosome 1, CSIRO_AGI_Rlap_v1, whole genome shotgun sequence genome encodes these proteins:
- the LOC139898139 gene encoding uncharacterized protein, whose translation MTANKDRLRQLTTIPLGDECSLILTKGIPPKLGDTKHFIIPCFLQEVQVHNALADLGESVNLMPLSLFEKLGLGKLRPTLMTIQLADKSVKLPKGIAEDIMVQVDKLIFPVDFVVMEIDEDKDIPHIPGRPFLNTARVIIDVNDGSLKLRVGLDEVTFNIHKIMKHPNDDDLGLVESIHEILDEHLGEILMIHNLRSTPLNKEHFQSTPVP comes from the coding sequence ATGACTGCCAATAAAGATAGACTTAGGCAATTGACTACTATCCCTCTAGGAGACGAATGTTCCTTAATCCTAACAAAAGGTATTccgcctaagttaggagatactaaACATTTTATTATACCTTGTTTCCTTCAAGAAGTGCAAGTCCACAATGCACTAGCTGACTTAGGTGAAAGCGTTAATCTGATGCCTCTATCTTTATTTGAGAAACTAGGGTTAGGAAAATTGAGACCAACCCTAATGACCATTCAGCTAGCTGACAAATCTGTCAAACTTCCAAAAGGAATAGCTGAAGATATAATGGTACAAGTCGACAAGTTAATATTTCCAGTTGACTTTGTTGTCATGGAAATTGACGAAGACAAAGATATACCTCATATCCCAGGAAGACCTTTCCTAAATACTGCAAGAGTTATCATAGATGTAAATGATGGATCTCTGAAGCTAAGGGTTGGTTTGGATGAAGTCACCTTCAATATCCATAAAATCATGAAACATCCAAATGATGACGATCTAGGTTTAGTAGAATCCATACATGAAATATTGGACGAACACCTAGGAGAAATACTAATGATCCATAACCTAAGATCAACACCCTTAAACAAGGAACACTTCCAATCAACACCAGTTCCTTAA